The Brassica rapa cultivar Chiifu-401-42 chromosome A10, CAAS_Brap_v3.01, whole genome shotgun sequence genome segment CCGCTCACTGGTATTCTAGATACTGTGTATGTTACTACCTAACAGTGGATCAATCAATAAACCACGTGCTAATTGAGCAATAGTCGTTCCTCTATACATTTGCTTTTACTTTAAtgatatatatgtgtatgttgCTCTTATATAGATGATGGTGAGAGACTGAAAATGATGATACCATCACAATTCTTTTTGCGCGAATCATGATCTCTCGCTGAtcgttttttttgttgcagTACCTTGTGACACATTTTAGCGACTTTCAACTGGCGTGCATTGGGAGTTTCCTCCTCCATGAAAGCGTCTTCTTCTTATCTGGACTCCCTTTCATTTTTCTTGAAAGGCAAGGCTTTCTCACCAAGTACAAGATTCAGgttaactctctctctctcttctttattCTCATTTCCTCTAAGTGGCCTCCTCTGTATTGCTTTGCGTGATCGTTTCAATAGGATCTTGTAGTGGTTAATCACCAAGTAATCAGTCACTTGTAAAGGAAATGGTTGTTTCACTTATAAAATTAATCTATTTGTCATGACAGCAATTACAAGTTATCTGGTCTATTTACTcagcttctcttttttttttttgatgatcaACAAATGCCCCCTTGTTTTGGTAATTGGTCATATGCAGGCAAAGAACAACACACCTGCAGCCCAAGAAAAATGTATAACTCGCTTGTTACTTTATCATTTCTGCGTAAACTTGCCCCTTATGATGGCCTCCTATCCTGTCTTCAGAGCCATGGGAATGCGCAGCAGTTTTCCTCTCCCGTCCTGGTATTACCAGGTTCTTTAGTTCTTAAAGCTTTTGTTCCTTTGGGTTCTCATGTTATAAACTCTTCCATTTGacaattcaaaaacaaaaagaaaaaaaaaggaaaagtgtCAGTGTTGAGCATCATGAAAGAACCTGAGCGTATATTTGATCAGAGGTATATAAGACCCTCTTTGGTGATGGTCGTGCAGGAAAGAAGTGTCTGCCCAGATATTATTCTACTTCATCATTGAGGATTTTGTTTTCTACTGGGGCCATCGGATCTTGCATACAAAATGGCTGTACAAGACCGTCCACAGTGTTCATCATGAGTAAGTTTTAGTTGTTCATCTTGAAAAATGATTAGTATACTTAGATAAATTCTGAAAGAGCAACCATTTTATGATACTCTAGATACGCCACACCATTTGGTTTGACGTCAGAGTATGCTCATCCAGCTGAGATTCTGTTCCTGGGATTTGCTACCATAGTCGGGCCAGCTCTCACCGGCCCCCACCTGATTACTCTCTGGCTATGGATGGTGCTGAGAGTTCTTGAGACTGTTGAGGCACATTGTGGCTATCATTTCCCGTGGAGCCTCTCAAATTTTCTTCCTCTGTATGGAGGGTAAGATCACACACACAACTAGCCAGCTCTCTTGAATCTAAAATCTATAGTAGATTGTAATTAACGTAAAATTCGATAATTTGGTTACAGTGCTGACTTCCATGACTACCATCACCGCCTCCTCTACACAAAGTCTGGAAACTACTCTTCAACTTTTGTGTATATGGACTGGTAAACCCCTGAGCTATtacttttctttgttttaaaaaaaaaagaagagattttAACAATTCGTGTTGGTGTTTTATCAGGATTTTTGGTACCGATAAGGGCTACAGAAGATTGAAGTCTCTTAAAGAAAACAGTGAATTGAAACAAACGTGACATCATTAAGCTTGGATAACATTTGTCGATCGAACTGCGGATTTGCGAGTTTCTGTTTGCATCTCAGTGAAGGTCTTATTCCGCAGCCTCGATTTCTCCTTCCATTTTACTTCCATGCTGCTTGCTTCAGCTGTTCTGCGTCTTAGTTTATTATATGTGTTGTCTAGAATTGCTACAAATGTGGCATCCTTTGAAAATACATTTGGTACCTTAGCAGGCGTTTGTGTTGGGCTTTTTAAGCATTTGATATGAGTCATCATTTGATTTGTTGATTAATATCGCCGCCTCTTTCGTTTTCCTGGACTGACTATTAAATGCTTATATTGATTTTAGATCTGAACAGTGATCATGTATAGATCAAACACTTTTAGATAGAATCATGGAACAATCAATTATCAGCC includes the following:
- the LOC103843947 gene encoding methylsterol monooxygenase 2-2 → MASLVESGWQYLVTHFSDFQLACIGSFLLHESVFFLSGLPFIFLERQGFLTKYKIQAKNNTPAAQEKCITRLLLYHFCVNLPLMMASYPVFRAMGMRSSFPLPSWKEVSAQILFYFIIEDFVFYWGHRILHTKWLYKTVHSVHHEYATPFGLTSEYAHPAEILFLGFATIVGPALTGPHLITLWLWMVLRVLETVEAHCGYHFPWSLSNFLPLYGGADFHDYHHRLLYTKSGNYSSTFVYMDWIFGTDKGYRRLKSLKENSELKQT